A single region of the Thermoplasmata archaeon genome encodes:
- a CDS encoding ammonium transporter, whose protein sequence is MAVFDTGDVAWVLAATGLVMLMTPALGFFYGGLVRRKNLVSTIVQCMIIFAVVSLVWALWGYSLAFSNDAGFGLIGNLNNVFLIGIDANTAGFYSALIPSLLFFAFQLKFAAITPALIIGAFAERIRFKALLIFIILWATFIYAPIAHWVWGDGGWLRGLGVLDFAGGLVVHVSAGLSAIAAALVIGRRKDVEGNHNPRPNNIPFVILGAAILWFGWFGFNGGSALAADNVAINALVVTNLSASASAVTWMMVDWFRNGKPSAVGISVGAVAGMVAITPASGYVAPWASLIIGMGAGIASNLVSNWRARTHLDDSLDVFACHGMGAIWGMIATGLFATLEINAAGGNGLFFGDPGRVGVEALGVAVVAAFSFFGSFALLKLINLFTPLRVSPQEEEAGLDLSEHGEEAYT, encoded by the coding sequence ATGGCCGTGTTTGACACTGGAGACGTTGCTTGGGTGCTCGCCGCAACCGGCCTCGTCATGCTGATGACGCCTGCCTTGGGCTTCTTCTACGGCGGCTTGGTGCGCCGTAAGAACCTCGTGTCCACGATCGTCCAGTGCATGATCATCTTCGCTGTCGTGAGCCTCGTGTGGGCTCTGTGGGGTTACAGCCTCGCGTTCTCCAACGACGCGGGGTTCGGTCTCATCGGGAACCTGAACAACGTCTTCCTGATCGGCATCGACGCGAACACAGCCGGGTTCTATTCGGCACTCATCCCGAGCCTCCTCTTTTTCGCCTTCCAGCTCAAGTTCGCCGCGATCACGCCCGCGCTCATCATCGGCGCGTTCGCGGAGCGAATCCGCTTCAAAGCGTTGCTCATCTTCATCATCCTCTGGGCGACGTTCATCTACGCTCCGATTGCCCACTGGGTCTGGGGCGACGGGGGCTGGCTTCGGGGACTCGGCGTCTTGGATTTCGCGGGCGGCCTCGTGGTCCATGTTTCCGCAGGGCTCTCGGCCATCGCCGCAGCGCTGGTCATCGGACGGCGCAAGGACGTCGAAGGCAACCACAACCCACGTCCGAACAACATCCCCTTCGTAATCCTCGGCGCCGCGATTCTGTGGTTCGGTTGGTTCGGATTCAACGGCGGGAGTGCCCTCGCCGCGGACAATGTGGCCATCAACGCCCTCGTCGTCACGAACCTCTCGGCCTCGGCGTCCGCGGTAACCTGGATGATGGTGGACTGGTTCCGGAACGGAAAGCCCTCCGCGGTGGGGATTTCCGTCGGAGCCGTGGCCGGCATGGTCGCCATCACTCCTGCATCGGGATACGTGGCCCCCTGGGCCAGCCTGATCATCGGCATGGGCGCGGGGATCGCCTCGAATCTCGTCTCGAACTGGCGGGCCCGAACGCATCTCGACGACTCCCTGGACGTCTTCGCGTGTCACGGGATGGGCGCCATCTGGGGCATGATTGCCACGGGACTGTTCGCCACCCTCGAAATCAACGCGGCCGGCGGGAACGGCCTGTTCTTTGGGGATCCCGGTCGGGTCGGGGTTGAGGCGCTCGGCGTGGCGGTCGTCGCGGCGTTCTCGTTCTTCGGCTCCTTCGCGCTCCTGAAGCTCATCAACCTCTTCACTCCCTTGCGCGTTAGCCCCCAGGAAGAGGAAGCCGGTCTCGATCTCAGCGAGCACGGCGAGGAAGCCTACACCTGA